In the genome of Methanobrevibacter gottschalkii DSM 11977, the window GTGTCAGGGCAGTTGAACTGACTTCTAATAAAATCGAAACTAAAAAATTTTATAAAGAAATTGGTGTTGTAACTCCCGATTATCAAATTTTAAACGATCCTGAAGATTTAACTTTGGATTTTCCAGTTGTGCTGAAACAAGGTGAAGGTCAAGGTGGAAAAGATATTAAAATTGCTAAATCAATTGATGATGTCAATGAATACTTTGAAAATTTCAATCAGGCATTGTGCGAAGAATTTATTGAAGGATCTGAAATTTCTATTGAAGTATTAGGATTTAATGGAGAATATGTTGCTTTACCTCCGATATATAAGGGTGAAACTACTTTGGAAGGTACACATCCACTAAATAAAATTAAAACTGGCCCTTGCATGGTTCAAGGATTGGATAATAATTTGGTTCAACATACTGCATATAAAATTGCCAAAAACTTAGCATCTGATGGCATTTTCGAGATGGATTTCATGTATTCAGCAAAAAAAGACCAGTTATATGCTATTGAAGTTAATACACGTCCGAATGGAACAAGATATTTAACAACTGCGACTTGTGGTGTTAACTCATTATGTGAACTGGTTAATATGGCTATTGGGGAATTTTCATTACATAATATTTCGGATAAATTAGGATATTATTATTCAACTGAAATTCCAATTGGAAATTATGAAGGTCCTGCTCCAATTAAACCTGAAAAATCATTTGAGAATAATGATTTTGTTGTCCATGGTCCTGCGGGTTATCAAAGAGTTACTGCAAGGGCGGATTCAAAAGATAATCTTGAAAGTTTAGTTTCAAAATTAGTATAAATCTGTGTTATAAGTTATAATTATATACTATTATCAATAGATATTTTAATAATCTAAAAGATTTATTGTGTGGTAAAATGAATAATACAGATATGTTAATTCTTTTTTTAATAACATTATGTGCTACAATATTCTTTACATGGTATATTAAAAGAATATTAATTAAAGCAAGGATTGCTGATAATCCTATAGTTAGTGAACATAGACATAAAAGTGGTACTCCTACAATGGGGGGTATCGCATTCTTATTTACAATCTCTTTAATTATTGCGTTGTATTATCAAAATACTCCGATCTTGCTTGTATCTTTTATAATGCTTGCAGGGGGAATTGTGGGTTTGGTTGATGATTTAATTGGTCTTAAAGTTAAAGAAGTTCAAAAAATCGTTGTAAATACTTCAAGTGATGTTATTACTCTTGGAAGGTTGGATGTTGAACCTAATGAAGAAGTACGTGTAGCTACTCCTAAAGCAAAAGCTGAAGTTGATGATTTGCTTAAGGATGGTAAAGTAGAAGTTGTTGGTGAAGTTCCAATTAAAACTGAACCTGGCGAACTTGAAAAAATTATATGTCAAATTGTATTGGGATTATTCTTCGCTTTAACTGGCATCATTACTGCAGTAGGTGGTTTCAAATTAGGTGTTTTAGCTATTCCTGTTGTTGTAATAGCTATTCTTGGTTCTATTAATTCTATTAATCTTATTGATGGTATGGATGGTCTTGCAGCAGGTATTGTTGGAATTGCTTCAATTGCTTGTTGTGTATATGGTTATTTATTTGGACCTGCATCAATTATTCCTCCATTCCTAATTCTTTCAGGTTTATGCTTAGGATTCTTAGTATTTAACAAGCATCCTGCATCAATATTTATGGGGGATACTGGATCATTTGTTTTGGGTACTGGTTATGCAGCTGCTGTTTTAGTATGCGATATTCCTTACTTTGGAGTTCTTGCATTAGGCGTACCGATTATTTCAGTTGTGGTTAGTTTACTTCACAGAGCACATATTATCAAATTACCAGTAGAACCACTGCATCACACTTTAAATCATTATGGTATGTCTGAAACAAGAATTATAGTTAGTTATTGGGGAATTACATTTTTATTATGTATAATTGGTATTCTTGCTAAGATGTATGTATTTTAATACATTGGAGGTGACAATATGGATATTCAAGAGTTAGTTAGATTAGTTGAGGGTGAACTTGTCGGTAATGTTGATTTTTTTTCAATTGATGGGTTTTCGGGTAGATTTACTTTTTTAAATGATGCACACACAGGAGACATTGTTGTAAGACATTGGATTGATGGTAATGGTGTTGCTATGGCATTTAAAAAGAATATTGCATGTTTAATAACACAAACTCCAAAAGATGATGCTATTGAAATGGCAGAAAAACTTAATTTTCCATTAGTGATTACAAATAAAATTGAACTTGCTAATGCTTTAGCACTTTCACATACAATTGATAAATATTCTCATAATTCAACTAATGTTGTCATAACCGGAACAAATGGTAAATCAACTACTTCTCATTTAATTTATCATATTTTAAACAATGCTGGTTTTCATGTTCTCACAAACACTGATAGTGAATCTGAATTCAACACGTTAATTGATCCGATGGTTTCTAAATTAATTTCTGATGAAGTTAAAAAAAATGGTAAATTGGATTATTTGGTTATTGAAGTTTCTGAGGTTCAAGGATGGCTTGGAAAACTAATGAAAAATCATGCAGCATTAATGAGTGAAGCTATTAAACCACAGGTTGGCGTAATAACTAATATTGCAATGGATCATATTGGTCTTGTAAATTCCATTGATGATGTGTTTAATGAAATAACTGCAGTTCCAAAAGCAATAGGTGATGGAATATGTATTTTAAATCATGATGATGAACTAGTTAGGAAATTAAATGCAAAAAATCCATTTTACACCTCAATGTCTAAAATAGATGGCGATAATGCAGTATATTTTGATGACGGGACTATTTATTATAATGATAATCCAATTTTAACTATTGGGGAGTTGCCATTCACCGGTAAACATTTTATACAAAATATATTATCCGCTATTGGCGCATGTATTTCTCTAAATTTACCAATTGAGGATATTGTTGATGGAGTTAGATCTTATAAGGCACTTAATAGACGTTTTACAAAATTAAATGATGAACCTTTAATTTATGATGATTTTGCACATAATCCTGATGGAATTAAAGCAACAATATCCGAAACCCTAAAATTACTTCCTGATAATCAAAAATTATATGTTGTTTGTGCTATTAGAGGATCAAGGGGTGTTGAAATTAATCAATTAAATGTTGAAGCTATTGTTGAATCTATGGATGATGGCATTGAATTAGTATTATCTTCAAGTAATGATGTTGTTAATAATTTAAATTGGGTTAATGAAAATGAAAAAGAAGTTTTCTTCAATGTTTTGAATCAAAATAATATTGATTATGTTCATTTTGACAATTTAAAAGATTGCTTAAATGAAGTTTATAACAAAGCAGATAAAAAAGATATTATTTTATTAATTGGTGCTCAGGGAATGGATCATGCGGAGTTCCTTTTAAAGGACATAATATAAATTTAAATATTAAATTAATTTAATATAATAAATGTATAAATTTATTCTTTATAAAAGAATATTGATACAAGAGGAAATAATCATGTTTATAAAGATTAGAAGAGACACATTAATAATTTTATTATTGGCGTTTATTTTGATTCTTTGTGGTCGTTTAATTACCTATGTTGCGTTTGCATCTTCTGATGAAATAAACGATGGTATTGCTATTTCTGGTGTTATTATTAAAGGTAATGATATAGTTCCGGTTGATACTATCAGATCAAATGTTATGCAGGCAGGTTTTAGGGATGGTAGTGTAATTTATGGTGATATTTTAAAAACTTCCAAAAGGGAAGTTTCACTTCAAGATGCTATTCAGACGGCTCAAGAATTTGCAACACGGTCAACAGTGCCCGGTACATCTGTACAACCTATTACTGCAGCTGATGTTCAAGTGGATAAGAATACAGGTGTAGTTACAGTCACTGTTATAGAAGATTTTTCATCTGTTGAATTAGACAATAAAACAAGTGGTGGATAAAATTGAATAAATTAAAACTTTCACTTGTATTTTTTGCAGTATTGTTATTGACAATGAGTAGTGTAGCAGCTACTTGTAATATTATAGTTATCACTGATCCTTCGGGTAATGATCCTAATGGTGCAGCTGCTGGAAGTATGTCTTTTGCAGATAATATGTTCCAGTCAACTTTCTTATTATCTAGATCTAATCATTTTGCTGTACTTTCTGGAGGTACTGGTAGTTCAGATACTAGGTTGGATTCTATTGTTGATGCAGTTGCCAGTTTGGAAAATAATGCTTCTGCAGCATCAGCTGCTTCATTAGCTTCTCAATTTAAGGGAGCACGTCTTGTTGTTGGCGGTCCTAATATTGGTGCTGCTGTTGGAGGTTCATTTAATGCATATGTAATTACAGTTGACGATTCAAGTAATGATATTAAAGTAACCCCTTATAATAGTGGTGTGGCAACATTGCAGCCGGGTCAAAAAGGAGCTATTATTCACTTGAGGAATACTGCTGGAAATCCATTATATGGTACTGCAGATTCTGTAAGAAAAGAAACTGCAATGAATATTGGTAAGATGATTAGGGATGGTTATCCTGCAACTACTATTCTTGCTGAAGCTATGGGTGAAGTGGCTAAAGATTCTGGTGAAAAATATGGTGGGGGTGGAGTAAACCTTGTATCTGGCATTTCAACTTCAGATATGTTTACACCAAAAGAATTGAATTCCACTGGTTATCCGATGGATGAAGAATATTCCAAGGTTTGTGATAGCTGCGGATGGGCAATGGGTTTTCCAGCTGCAGAAGCCTATGAAAAATGTCCTGTTTGTGGTGGAGATCTTAGAACTGTTTATGCATATCAGGCATTAGGTGATGCGTTAACTGTTAGCTCTAAAGCCGTTAGTGTTTCAGTCTATGGAAGTGATAGACCAGGTTTAGCAGAAACTACTAAAGAAATTGTTGAAGCATCCGTTTCTAAATATGGTTATGATGCATCTGCAATTTCAGGTTCAATTAATAGAGGTATTAATAATGGTCTTTTAGTAGGTGTTGATCATGTTGAACCTAAAGATATTAATGTAAAACAAGGTTCAAAAGCAGTTGGAGTTTATTACAAATCACTTCCTAGTGAAAGATCATCTCCTGCGTGGGATTTACCGATTGATGGAAATATTTTAACAATACTTGGAAGTATCCAAACGGCTGTTGGTATTATCTTGATTTTATTAGTATTATTCAGAAGTAGATTGCTTAAATCTTTCCAAAATCGGTGATAATTCACCTTTTTTATTTTTTTTATATGGTGGTTAATATGGCATTAATTTTAATCAGAGGAGAAACAAATTCAAAATTACTTAATGCAATTGCAGACATGGAACGTCATGGTAATTTGAATTTAATAACTAAACCTAAGGTGGTCGACTCTAAATTTGCTGATTCATTGGTTGAAAAAATTTTAAATTCAAAACTTAGAACAAAATCTAAAGTTGCCACTGCGTTTTTTGTAAAAGAGGATACTACATTGAGTATTATGCAAGTAAAAAAGATTCATCCTCCAGCACATGTAGTTGTTGTTAGTGATGAATATGAGGGTTATCATAAATTAAAGAAATTATTAGATAATGCTAAAGTATTCCAAGGTTATTATTCTCATAAGGCAAAAAATGATGGGTTAATAGATTATTCAATTAAAGGGAAAAAAAGACATGTTAAAAATGAAAAATTGAACAGCTATATAAAATAATAGCTATTTTCTTTTTATTTTCATTATACTTCCTAAGGCGCGTTCACCTGTGGAGGTATTTATAAATTGATTTAAATCAATATTATTTACTTTTTCAAGAAGTTTTATATTTAAAGTTTTTTCAATTTTTTTGGTTAATTTAGTATCAGGTGTCATTTTTCCAGTTTCAATTCTGGTAATAACTGATACTCTTTCATTAATTTTCTTACCTAAATCCTCACGAGACCAATTTTTTGTCTCTCTTGCTTTTCTAATTTTTAGGTTAAAATCTTCAATTAATTCTTCTGAGGGTTCATCTCTTCTAGAATAATTTCCGGTATTTTTAGTATTCTTTGCTTTTTTTCCTTTAGGTTGTTGTCTAAATTTTGGTTGTTGTGGTGCTTTTTGTATTGTTCCAAGTTTTGAACACTCTTTACATACAACCATAACTGATCCTTCAATTTTTGCTCTAATTGGATTATTTTCGGGTACTGTTTTACCACAGATTTCACATTCCATATTAATCAGTTTCCTTTATTTTTTAATAAATATTATATATCATTAAGTTATTAAATGTTTGTCGGTATTGGTTTTAAATGAATACTTTTATATACTTTAAAGTTACAAATTGTTATTAAAGTAGAATGTTATGAAAAATTTATTCGCTAACTGGAGATGATTCACATGGATGATTTCAATGATTTGGAAAACTCTTCAAAAGAACAATTAATGGAAAAAGTAGAAGATTTACAAAATGAAATTGATTTGTTAAAAGAAGAAAAATCCAAAGCAAAAAGTAACTTAATGTGGAAAGTTAGAAAATTAGAAAAAGATAAAGTCTTAATAGAAAATGAAAAGATTAGACTTGAGAGAGAAACTAAATCATTACGTTCAGAAGTTGATAGGTTTAGATCTCCACCTTTGGTGTTAGCTACTATTACTGAAGTCTTAGATGATAATAGAATGACTGTTAAAAGTAGCACAGGACCTAGTTTCCTTGTTAATTACTCAAAATTCTTAGATGAAAAATTATTAGTTCCGGGTTCAAGGGTTGCATTGAATCAACAAACTTTCGGTATTGTTGAAGTTTTACCGTCTGAAAAAGATGCTAATGTTTCTGGAATGGAAATTGAAACTAAACCGGATATTACCTACGAAAAAATTGGTGGATTGGAAGAACAAATTAGGGAAGTTAAAGAAACAGTTGAATTACCTTTAACTGAACCAGAATTATTCGAAAATGTAGGAATTGAACCCCCTAAAGGAATATTGTTGTATGGTCCTCCGGGAACTGGTAAAACATTACTTGCAAAAGCTGTTGCAAATGAAACTAATGCTACCTTTATTAAAATTGTAGCTTCTGAGTTTGTTAAAAAATACATTGGGGAAGGAGCAAGATTAGTACGTGAAGTATTTGAACTGGCTAAAGAAAAAGCTCCTGCTATTATATTCATCGATGAACTTGATGCTGTTGCAGCTAAAAGACTTAAAAGTTCCACCAGTGGAGATAGGGAAGTTCAAAGAACATTAATGCAGCTTTTAGCAGAGTTAGATGGATTTGAATCCAGGGGGGATATTGGTATTATTGGTGCAACCAACAGGCCAGATATTTTAGATCCTGCATTATTGCGTCCTGGTCGTTTTGATAGATTTATTGAAGTTCCACTTCCAAATGTTGATGGAAGACGTGAAATTCTTAAAATCCATACTAAAAATATGTCTTTTGATGAAGAAGCAGATCTTGATTTACTTGCGGATCTAACTGAAGGTTTATCTGGTGCTGATTTAAAAGCAGTATGTACTGAAGCAGGCATGTTTGCAATTCGTGAAAAACGTGATAAAATAACTGTCACTGACTTTATGGATGCTATTGACAAAGTCATGAGTAAAAATAAAGAAGACGAAATGTTTAATACTGAAGCAGGAGTAATGTTTGGATAACTAATTATCATTGTTGAATAAGCCTATGATGAACCCTATGAGCTCTGATATGTGATGAATGATGGGCGAGCTGAGGCTTATTTATTTTAATCTTTTTTTTCTAAAACTTTATTTAAAATTAAATTCTAATATTATAATCATGTTATTTAATAAAAATGAGAATAAAGCTAATGAACGAATTATTTATAAAACAAAATCAAATGTGATTTTAGGTTGTAAAAAAGCTATCTATGGGCTTGTTTTATTGATTATTGTTTTATCCATTTCACCAATCATGATTAAATTCATTGCTAAAATGCAAGTGTATTTAATTTCTCAAATTCAATTACCTTTAACTAGGTATGCAGCTATAGCTTTTTTTGTTATTATTCTCATTATTGTAATATATATTATATGGCATATTATTGGATGGTATTCTCTTGAATATACATTAACTGATTCAAGAATTATGGTCAAATCTGGTGTTATATCAACTAAAAAGAATTACATGCCTTATGCAACAATTCAAGATGTTACTACTTCTCAAAGTATTCTTGCAAGATTATTTCATATAGGTACTGTATCTGTTTTTAGCGCTTATGATAATAATCGATTAGAATTAAAAAATATTTCAAATCCTTCTGAAGTTGAAGAAATAATATTTTCAAATATGAGAGGTTCCAGAACTTTCCAGCCTCAACAGTCCAGACCTATAAATTATCACCAACAGGATAATTATTTAGATAATGGATCTTATCTGGGTAGAAATGAAATGTATGATGAATTTGAACCCATTACTCCTATAACTCATGAAAAAGACAGCTATCAGGGAAGAGATTATGAATATTATCCTGAAGATAGGGGTTTTGAAAATTCTGATCAAATAAGACATGAATATGAATATGAACCATATGATGATATTGATAGATTTGTTGAAGAATTTGAACCTCATAAGAATTATCCTAATGAAATATATGAT includes:
- a CDS encoding DUF356 domain-containing protein; this translates as MALILIRGETNSKLLNAIADMERHGNLNLITKPKVVDSKFADSLVEKILNSKLRTKSKVATAFFVKEDTTLSIMQVKKIHPPAHVVVVSDEYEGYHKLKKLLDNAKVFQGYYSHKAKNDGLIDYSIKGKKRHVKNEKLNSYIK
- a CDS encoding PH domain-containing protein — encoded protein: MLFNKNENKANERIIYKTKSNVILGCKKAIYGLVLLIIVLSISPIMIKFIAKMQVYLISQIQLPLTRYAAIAFFVIILIIVIYIIWHIIGWYSLEYTLTDSRIMVKSGVISTKKNYMPYATIQDVTTSQSILARLFHIGTVSVFSAYDNNRLELKNISNPSEVEEIIFSNMRGSRTFQPQQSRPINYHQQDNYLDNGSYLGRNEMYDEFEPITPITHEKDSYQGRDYEYYPEDRGFENSDQIRHEYEYEPYDDIDRFVEEFEPHKNYPNEIYDDELDEDYYEFGSKNHYDEKRNEVIDNDSNSLSSEKVIRRHFDKFKK
- a CDS encoding proteasome-activating nucleotidase produces the protein MIHMDDFNDLENSSKEQLMEKVEDLQNEIDLLKEEKSKAKSNLMWKVRKLEKDKVLIENEKIRLERETKSLRSEVDRFRSPPLVLATITEVLDDNRMTVKSSTGPSFLVNYSKFLDEKLLVPGSRVALNQQTFGIVEVLPSEKDANVSGMEIETKPDITYEKIGGLEEQIREVKETVELPLTEPELFENVGIEPPKGILLYGPPGTGKTLLAKAVANETNATFIKIVASEFVKKYIGEGARLVREVFELAKEKAPAIIFIDELDAVAAKRLKSSTSGDREVQRTLMQLLAELDGFESRGDIGIIGATNRPDILDPALLRPGRFDRFIEVPLPNVDGRREILKIHTKNMSFDEEADLDLLADLTEGLSGADLKAVCTEAGMFAIREKRDKITVTDFMDAIDKVMSKNKEDEMFNTEAGVMFG
- a CDS encoding multiprotein bridging factor aMBF1, which encodes MECEICGKTVPENNPIRAKIEGSVMVVCKECSKLGTIQKAPQQPKFRQQPKGKKAKNTKNTGNYSRRDEPSEELIEDFNLKIRKARETKNWSREDLGKKINERVSVITRIETGKMTPDTKLTKKIEKTLNIKLLEKVNNIDLNQFINTSTGERALGSIMKIKRK
- a CDS encoding glycosyltransferase family 4 protein, which codes for MCGKMNNTDMLILFLITLCATIFFTWYIKRILIKARIADNPIVSEHRHKSGTPTMGGIAFLFTISLIIALYYQNTPILLVSFIMLAGGIVGLVDDLIGLKVKEVQKIVVNTSSDVITLGRLDVEPNEEVRVATPKAKAEVDDLLKDGKVEVVGEVPIKTEPGELEKIICQIVLGLFFALTGIITAVGGFKLGVLAIPVVVIAILGSINSINLIDGMDGLAAGIVGIASIACCVYGYLFGPASIIPPFLILSGLCLGFLVFNKHPASIFMGDTGSFVLGTGYAAAVLVCDIPYFGVLALGVPIISVVVSLLHRAHIIKLPVEPLHHTLNHYGMSETRIIVSYWGITFLLCIIGILAKMYVF
- a CDS encoding Mur ligase family protein → MDIQELVRLVEGELVGNVDFFSIDGFSGRFTFLNDAHTGDIVVRHWIDGNGVAMAFKKNIACLITQTPKDDAIEMAEKLNFPLVITNKIELANALALSHTIDKYSHNSTNVVITGTNGKSTTSHLIYHILNNAGFHVLTNTDSESEFNTLIDPMVSKLISDEVKKNGKLDYLVIEVSEVQGWLGKLMKNHAALMSEAIKPQVGVITNIAMDHIGLVNSIDDVFNEITAVPKAIGDGICILNHDDELVRKLNAKNPFYTSMSKIDGDNAVYFDDGTIYYNDNPILTIGELPFTGKHFIQNILSAIGACISLNLPIEDIVDGVRSYKALNRRFTKLNDEPLIYDDFAHNPDGIKATISETLKLLPDNQKLYVVCAIRGSRGVEINQLNVEAIVESMDDGIELVLSSSNDVVNNLNWVNENEKEVFFNVLNQNNIDYVHFDNLKDCLNEVYNKADKKDIILLIGAQGMDHAEFLLKDII
- a CDS encoding ATP-grasp domain-containing protein; its protein translation is MKLLFIGSRLYDDIDWYVKRKNIESVLTESNENAINLDLPDQVFIVPRGMDGPKQVALMQKVDAIVPLIGIDPPLMDVALMKEEIEEKYGIPVIAAGVRAVELTSNKIETKKFYKEIGVVTPDYQILNDPEDLTLDFPVVLKQGEGQGGKDIKIAKSIDDVNEYFENFNQALCEEFIEGSEISIEVLGFNGEYVALPPIYKGETTLEGTHPLNKIKTGPCMVQGLDNNLVQHTAYKIAKNLASDGIFEMDFMYSAKKDQLYAIEVNTRPNGTRYLTTATCGVNSLCELVNMAIGEFSLHNISDKLGYYYSTEIPIGNYEGPAPIKPEKSFENNDFVVHGPAGYQRVTARADSKDNLESLVSKLV